TTCCTAAGGTCTTTTCTATTTTTTTATTGTCGATATTATCTCCATATACTTGTCCAATATTCTCATTGATGAAAATAGGAAGGTATGTTTTTCCGGTGATGCGGTTGGTATCCACTTGATCAAAAATGAATTCCATGCCTTTGAATATTTTTTTCTTGCGGTATGCGCTGTCAATGGAGTTAAGGTCGAATTCAATCTTCTCATATTTGTCAAATTCATATTGACTGAACATGTACAAACCATTTTTGCGCTTTCGCTCCCAGATTTTGCGCAAAATATCAATAGCTGGGTTGTTCTTTTTGGAGGTTTTACCCGTAAAAATACGCACTTCTTCAAGCATATTATCTTCTTCTAAGGTAATGCTTAAATCGAGGTTAGTACGGCTTTTTAAAGGGACATATGCCGTTTTGTATCCCACGAATGATACGACTAAAGTGTCGTAGTTATTTTCAGTTTCCAAATAAAATTTTCCAAGCTCATTTGCAATCACTCCTTGGGTGGAATTCTTGAAATACACACTCGCATAAGATACGTCAACTTGGTTCGTATCTTTAATTCTACCACTCACTTTTGTTTGGGCAACGCCTTGAAAGCTAGCTAATAAAAGGAAAACTAGGTAAAATAATATCTTTTTTTTCATAGTCAATTTGGGAGTAAACAAAAAACTCCATCCTATTAAAATAAGATGGAGTAATTCAAATATACAATATTTTTTTACTTAAAAAAGTTTATCTGTATAGTACTTTTTTCACTGCCTTGATTACATCGTTTGCATTTGGCAACCATTGTTCAAGTAAAACTGGTGAATAAGGGGCAGGTGTATCTGCCGTTGTAATTCTTTGAATCGGAGCATCTAAATGATCAAATGCTTGTTCTTGAACTAAATACGTGATTTCTGAAGAGATACTTCCAAATGGCCAAGCCTCTTCTAAGATTACTAAGCGATTTGTTTTCTTTACAGAAGTTAAAATTGCTTCTTGATCTAATGGACGTACAGTTCTCAAGTCAATTACTTCACAAGAGATACCTTCTTTCTCTAATTCTTCAGCAGCTTTCAATGCTTCTTTGATGATTTTACCAAAAGAAACAATCGTTACATCTTTACCTGCTTTTTTGATATCCGCTACTCCTAATGGAATAGTATATTCTCCCTCAGGCACTTCTCCTTTGTCTCCATACATTTGCTCTGATTCCATGAAAATCACAGGATCATTATCGCGAATAGCAGATTTCAATAAACCTTTTGCATCATAAGGATTAGAGGGTACCACAACTTTTAATCCAGGTACGTTTGCATACCAATTTTCAAAAGCTTGAGAGTGTGTAGCTCCTAATTGCCCTGCAGAAGCAGTTGGTCCACGAAATACAATTGGAATGTTGAATTGACCACCTGACATCTGACGCATTTTAGCTGCGTTATTTATGATTTGGTCGATTCCTACTAAAGAGAAGTTGAATGTCATGAATTCAACAATTGGACGGTTTCCATTCATAGCAGAACCAACACCAATTCCAGCAAAACCAAGTTCTGCAATAGGAGCGTCAATTACGCGTTTAGGACCGAATTCGTCCAACATACCTTTTGAAGCTTTATAAGCACCATTATATTCCGCTACTTCTTCTCCAATTAAATATATGGTTTCATCGCGACGCATTTCTTCGCTCATAGCTTCACATACGGCCTCTCTAAATTGAATCGTTCTCATAAGTTCTTATTTTCCGTAAAATTATTCAATAGGAGCAAAAGTATGAAAAAATATCCTTACCTCGCTTATCTTACTTTCTGTTTTGTTTTTTTTAACGGCACTTCTTGAAAACAGGAGTGAGGCTGAAGGATAAAAAACAATCCTACGTAAGGGAAGAGCATGTTGTATCATCAAGAGGAAAAGGTTGTGTTTTTTGGGTAATTATCACGTGATCTAGGGGTAGGGTTGTGGAAAAAATACGCAAGGTGATGAAGTTTTGCCGATTCGTTAAAAAATGTTGTACAATTTGCGAATCATCATTTTATTTGTACTTGTAAACAATAAAAAAAACTTGAAAGTATGATGAAAAAGGTAAAGGTTGCACTTGTATGTGCGATGGTTTCAATGGGACTTTATTCATGTAATAGTGATGACAATTCATCAAGTGGGGATGGATATGAAATTGTAGCTAAAACATCAGATAATGCGCTAATTAATAATATCGTAGTTGTTGAAGATGGAGCTACAGAAACGATTACAGAGCTTGGTAAAAAAGAATGGTCTAAGTCTTTTTCGGGAAAAAAAGTAGTAGCTGTTTCTGTTACAGGTGGTACAGTTGATGCTGGAGATAAAGCAGGAGTGTTAACCTTAGAAGTGGTAAAAGACGGAAAAGTAGTGAAGACATCAAAAGCAGATGGAAGTATTTTAGTAGCAACTATTTCAATGTAATTCAAATTTACTTTTGAAAGAAGTATAGCAGCTTCTAAAGATATAAAAGGAAGAGTTCAGCCCCGCTGGACTCTTTTTTTGTTTGTAGTTGAGGCAAAAAAGGGATGATTTGCATCCTCTTTTTAAGGAATAGCAGAAAATTACATACATAATTCAAGTATATGGATACGATTGCTGATAAGTTTAGTATATAAAGGAGAGAATGGCTGTTTTTTTGATATAGGGATTAAAGGAAAAATCTTGCGTATTGTAAGAGTTGTAAATAAATTTAAAATCCGTGAATTATGTTGAAAAAAATGAAAATGACAGTGTTAAGTGTATTGGCTATCGCTATGGGTATGGTTGCTTACGGGCATAAACAAGAGGTAGATTTAGAGGTGAAAGTCGAGCAATCGCTTCGATATCAAGTGACAGTAGCAACCTCAGAAGAAGCTCGGATAACGAGTATTCAAATCAAAGAAGGAAATAGAGAAACAGAGACTATGGATCATGATGGAAGAAGATGGAGCCGTTCTTTTGCAGGAGATGTGCCAGTAGCTATAGCTGTTATAGGTCATGCTGTTCAAGGGGAGAGTAGTGCTTCTAAAATGACTGTTCAAGTATTTAAAGATGGTGTACTCTTTAGAAATGCAGAGGCGATAGGAGAAAATTTAGTGGCGAATGTCAATTTTTAAAGAGCAAATAACTTCTATTAAAAACTCAAATTGCCTTTTGAAGATATATAGATGTTTTGAAAAGAAATAGTAAAAGACAAAAAAAGTATTATTTATGAATGTACAGGATAAAGATCTAATTGTGATTTTAGGAAATCAAGAAAATAAGGAGTTTTATCAAAGTATAGTTGAAACATTTAGTAAAGTTGGATGGGAGATTCAAATTCTGAAGTTAGATGTTCATAGTTTGTTTTTTTCAAAGTTAATTGAACTTAATCCATCGATCGTTTTATTTACACCTTCTGATTTTTCTATTAAACAAAAAGTATATAGTGAATTTGGTTTTGTTCAAGGATTCCTTGA
The window above is part of the Myroides odoratus DSM 2801 genome. Proteins encoded here:
- a CDS encoding pyruvate dehydrogenase complex E1 component subunit beta; amino-acid sequence: MRTIQFREAVCEAMSEEMRRDETIYLIGEEVAEYNGAYKASKGMLDEFGPKRVIDAPIAELGFAGIGVGSAMNGNRPIVEFMTFNFSLVGIDQIINNAAKMRQMSGGQFNIPIVFRGPTASAGQLGATHSQAFENWYANVPGLKVVVPSNPYDAKGLLKSAIRDNDPVIFMESEQMYGDKGEVPEGEYTIPLGVADIKKAGKDVTIVSFGKIIKEALKAAEELEKEGISCEVIDLRTVRPLDQEAILTSVKKTNRLVILEEAWPFGSISSEITYLVQEQAFDHLDAPIQRITTADTPAPYSPVLLEQWLPNANDVIKAVKKVLYR